From Acidimicrobiales bacterium, the proteins below share one genomic window:
- a CDS encoding phosphatidylinositol mannoside acyltransferase, whose protein sequence is MTRLAEWRRLAPLYGYRSVDTLARVIPAPIADRLAAGVMRAASSRLGSRSDVVRAHMRRVLGPGASEEAIEDAAQRCFAVYGRYWAEAFRISTLSRAELDAGMEWEGLVHVERALQAGKGAMLTMPHIGGFDWGGAWFAASGYDATVVAESLEPPELFAFFKTLREGFGLEVVELGEAAGAAILRRLRTNGLVGLVCDRDIAGTGTEVQFFGYPTTIPAGPATLALRTGAAILPCAVYFEDDGMHRGVVRPPLDVSRTGSLRDDVQRITQAMTDEFENLIRVAPEQWHVLQANWPDI, encoded by the coding sequence GTGACTCGTCTGGCGGAATGGCGACGGCTCGCGCCGCTCTACGGCTACCGCAGCGTCGACACGTTGGCGCGCGTCATCCCGGCACCCATCGCCGATCGCCTCGCGGCGGGTGTCATGCGCGCTGCGTCGAGTCGCCTGGGTTCGCGCAGCGACGTAGTGCGCGCCCACATGCGGCGCGTGCTCGGTCCGGGCGCGAGCGAAGAGGCGATCGAGGACGCCGCGCAGCGCTGCTTCGCCGTCTACGGCCGCTACTGGGCTGAGGCGTTTCGCATCTCGACATTGAGTCGCGCCGAACTCGACGCCGGTATGGAGTGGGAAGGACTCGTCCACGTGGAGCGCGCCCTGCAAGCGGGGAAGGGCGCGATGCTTACGATGCCGCACATTGGCGGTTTCGATTGGGGCGGCGCGTGGTTTGCCGCGTCGGGCTACGACGCGACGGTGGTCGCCGAGTCGCTCGAACCGCCCGAACTCTTCGCGTTCTTCAAGACGTTGCGCGAGGGCTTCGGTCTCGAGGTCGTCGAACTCGGTGAGGCTGCGGGCGCCGCCATCCTGCGCCGCTTGCGCACCAACGGACTCGTCGGACTCGTGTGCGATCGCGACATCGCCGGCACGGGCACCGAAGTGCAGTTCTTCGGGTACCCGACCACGATTCCGGCCGGCCCGGCCACGCTCGCGCTCCGAACCGGGGCCGCGATCTTGCCGTGTGCCGTCTACTTCGAGGACGACGGGATGCACCGCGGGGTCGTCCGCCCACCGCTCGACGTGAGCCGTACGGGGAGCCTCCGCGACGACGTCCAGCGCATCACGCAGGCGATGACGGACGAATTCGAGAACCTGATCCGGGTCGCGCCCGAGCAATGGCACGTTTTGCAGGCCAACTGGCCCGACATCTAG
- a CDS encoding TIGR03560 family F420-dependent LLM class oxidoreductase: MTIYGVHTGLQHTSMDELRDLWHRIEAAGYGWISVWDHFYAADLTGDPTCLEAVAAHAALASETSRVTVGCLVYCAGYRHPAVLAKSITTIDHISNGRAAMGLGAGWSQVEYDAYGMEFPSAGVRLQILDESAACIRGLLRDDKTTFTGKHFTLTDAQNVPRPVNPRLPLWIGGGGERKTLRTVAQYADGWNVPFISPEQFKAKRAVLAEHCEAVGRDIAEIRCAINVGYSQSEEDFEKQFGLLRMGVRPGVLMGSDQEIIDRIGEYVEAGAEQVNIAVRAPWDPEALERFAQLVGLA, from the coding sequence GTGACGATCTATGGGGTGCACACCGGGCTGCAGCACACGTCGATGGACGAGTTGCGTGACTTGTGGCACCGCATCGAGGCCGCCGGTTACGGCTGGATCTCGGTGTGGGACCACTTCTACGCCGCCGATCTCACCGGCGATCCGACGTGCCTCGAGGCAGTGGCCGCGCACGCCGCGCTGGCGTCCGAGACGTCACGTGTCACCGTCGGCTGCCTCGTGTACTGCGCGGGCTACCGCCACCCGGCCGTGCTGGCCAAGTCGATCACGACGATCGATCACATCTCGAATGGCCGTGCCGCGATGGGCCTCGGCGCCGGCTGGAGCCAGGTCGAATACGACGCCTACGGCATGGAGTTTCCGTCGGCCGGGGTGCGTCTCCAGATCCTCGACGAGTCGGCGGCGTGTATCCGCGGACTGCTGCGCGACGACAAGACGACGTTCACGGGCAAGCACTTCACCCTCACCGACGCGCAAAACGTCCCGCGACCCGTCAACCCGCGCCTGCCGTTGTGGATCGGCGGCGGTGGCGAGCGCAAGACGCTGCGCACCGTGGCGCAGTACGCCGACGGGTGGAACGTGCCGTTCATCTCGCCGGAGCAGTTCAAGGCGAAGCGCGCCGTGCTCGCCGAGCACTGCGAGGCGGTCGGACGCGACATCGCCGAAATTCGCTGCGCCATCAACGTCGGCTATTCACAGAGCGAAGAGGACTTCGAAAAGCAGTTCGGGCTGCTGCGCATGGGCGTGCGGCCCGGCGTGCTCATGGGGTCGGACCAGGAAATCATCGACCGCATCGGCGAGTACGTGGAGGCGGGCGCCGAACAGGTGAACATCGCGGTGCGGGCCCCGTGGGATCCCGAAGCCCTCGAACGCTTCGCCCAACTCGTCGGTCTCGCGTAA
- a CDS encoding CDP-alcohol phosphatidyltransferase family protein, with translation MFDGRFRSELERITIPVGRAVGRSGISADHLTATGLCFAAAATVAVGSGHLFLGAVLFTAAALPDLLDGAVAKANGTASPRGAFFDSVSDRVTDMAILGGIAFFLAGRDGGRAAMLPMAAMAMATLVSYERARAESLGYTAKGGLMERAERTIAIIAALVFPVVLIPVLWVLTVLTAFTAVHRFVKVWRQASKPASSRPSRRSRQPRVDRVTWAERAERWRAWREQLATEGRLRTGARRERVERRRRVTPRS, from the coding sequence ATGTTCGACGGCCGCTTCCGCAGCGAACTTGAGCGGATCACCATTCCCGTCGGGCGAGCGGTCGGCCGTTCCGGCATCAGTGCTGACCATCTCACCGCGACCGGGTTGTGCTTTGCCGCGGCCGCAACCGTGGCGGTGGGCTCGGGCCACCTGTTCCTCGGCGCAGTGCTCTTCACCGCCGCCGCGCTGCCGGACCTGCTCGACGGTGCGGTAGCCAAGGCCAACGGCACCGCGTCGCCCCGCGGCGCGTTTTTCGATTCGGTGTCCGATCGCGTCACCGACATGGCGATCCTCGGCGGCATCGCGTTTTTCCTCGCCGGCCGCGACGGTGGGCGCGCCGCCATGCTGCCGATGGCGGCGATGGCGATGGCAACGCTCGTGTCCTACGAGCGTGCGCGCGCCGAGTCGCTCGGTTACACCGCCAAGGGCGGGTTGATGGAGCGCGCCGAACGCACGATTGCGATCATCGCCGCCCTCGTCTTTCCTGTCGTGCTGATCCCGGTGCTGTGGGTGCTCACGGTGCTGACCGCCTTCACCGCCGTGCACCGCTTCGTCAAGGTATGGCGCCAGGCGTCGAAGCCGGCGTCCTCGCGTCCGTCGCGCCGTTCGCGCCAGCCCCGTGTCGATCGCGTCACGTGGGCTGAACGCGCCGAGCGCTGGCGGGCGTGGCGCGAGCAACTCGCGACCGAAGGTCGTTTGCGCACGGGTGCGCGACGCGAGCGCGTCGAGCGCCGCCGGCGCGTCACACCGCGTTCGTAG
- the fusA gene encoding elongation factor G: MKTFTSAQIRNVALVGHGGVGKTTLAEALLADAGVINRIGRVEDGTTVTDTEPEEIKRHLSVSTALAAFESHGCKLNLLDCPGYADFFAEVQAGLAMADLAVIVVSAVEGIEVQTEIAWEAAAALGLPRMIFINKLDRERASFDRTLDQLRETFGAGVAPLELPVGEEGDFRGVIDLLSDKAYIYGDDGVGREQDVPPELANTEHVVHDALVEGIVVADDALMERYLEGDIPSFGELEKTLAHGVADATVFPVVCGSATRRIGVDRLAQFLTEIAPSPVQRPPMKVVAGDDETEISCDPNGDPLAIVGKTIADPFVGRVSLLKVYSGTLKPDAVLTNSRTRADEKLHGLFTLRGKEHEPVSDVPAGDVVAVAKLSDSATGDTLAPKGTPVRARTPEPAPPALWVAIKPKSQGDEDKLMTSLHRLQEEDPTLIVERNEETHQTLLGGAGETHLAVISERLTRKFGVEVTTEDVAVPYRETITKSATAEGKHKKQSGGHGQFGVCTITIAPLERGEGFKFVDRIVGGAIPRQFIPAVEKGVQEAMAQGGPNGHPVVDIEVTLTDGKYHTVDSSEMSFKMAGALALREAMANAGVVVLEPLSCLRVTAPTGYQGDIMGDLNARRGRVQETDQSADGHKVTITALVPTAELRRYAIDLRSLTGGRGTFTVEHDHYDVAPPNVAAAAAKPAPQHAAH; encoded by the coding sequence TTGAAAACGTTCACGTCGGCCCAGATTCGCAACGTCGCCCTCGTCGGGCACGGTGGCGTCGGAAAGACAACGCTGGCTGAGGCGCTGTTGGCGGACGCCGGCGTCATCAACCGGATCGGGCGCGTCGAGGACGGCACCACGGTCACCGACACCGAGCCCGAGGAGATCAAACGGCACCTGTCCGTGTCCACGGCGCTCGCCGCGTTCGAGAGCCATGGGTGCAAGCTGAACCTGCTCGACTGCCCGGGCTACGCCGACTTCTTCGCCGAGGTCCAGGCCGGCCTGGCGATGGCCGACCTCGCCGTCATCGTCGTGAGCGCGGTCGAGGGCATCGAGGTCCAGACCGAGATCGCCTGGGAGGCCGCCGCCGCTCTTGGCCTGCCCCGCATGATCTTCATCAACAAGCTCGACCGCGAGCGCGCCAGCTTCGACCGCACGCTCGATCAGTTGCGCGAGACCTTCGGGGCCGGCGTGGCGCCCCTCGAACTGCCCGTCGGCGAAGAAGGTGACTTCCGCGGTGTGATCGACCTCCTCTCCGACAAGGCCTACATCTACGGCGACGACGGTGTCGGCCGCGAGCAGGACGTGCCGCCGGAACTCGCCAACACCGAACACGTCGTGCATGACGCGCTCGTCGAGGGCATCGTCGTCGCCGACGACGCACTGATGGAGCGCTACCTCGAAGGCGATATCCCGTCGTTCGGAGAGTTGGAGAAGACGCTGGCGCACGGCGTGGCCGACGCCACCGTGTTTCCGGTGGTGTGCGGGTCGGCGACGCGTCGCATCGGCGTCGACCGTCTCGCCCAGTTCCTCACCGAGATCGCACCGTCGCCGGTGCAGCGCCCGCCGATGAAGGTCGTCGCGGGTGACGACGAGACCGAGATCTCCTGCGATCCGAACGGTGACCCACTGGCCATCGTGGGCAAGACGATTGCCGACCCCTTCGTCGGCCGCGTTTCGTTGCTGAAGGTGTACAGCGGCACGCTCAAACCCGACGCGGTGTTGACCAACAGCCGCACCCGCGCCGACGAGAAGCTGCACGGCCTCTTCACGCTGCGGGGCAAGGAGCACGAACCCGTGAGCGACGTGCCCGCGGGCGACGTCGTCGCCGTCGCCAAGCTGAGCGACAGCGCAACCGGCGACACATTGGCGCCCAAGGGCACGCCGGTGCGCGCCCGCACCCCCGAGCCCGCTCCGCCGGCGCTGTGGGTGGCGATCAAGCCGAAGTCGCAGGGCGACGAAGACAAGCTGATGACGTCGTTGCACCGCTTGCAGGAAGAGGACCCCACGCTGATCGTCGAGCGCAACGAGGAGACGCATCAGACGTTGCTCGGCGGCGCGGGCGAAACGCACCTCGCCGTGATCAGCGAACGACTCACCCGCAAGTTCGGCGTGGAAGTGACCACCGAAGACGTCGCCGTCCCGTATCGGGAGACGATCACCAAGTCGGCGACGGCGGAGGGCAAGCACAAGAAGCAGAGCGGTGGCCACGGCCAGTTCGGTGTCTGCACGATCACCATCGCGCCGCTCGAGCGCGGGGAAGGCTTCAAGTTCGTCGACCGCATCGTCGGCGGCGCCATCCCCCGCCAATTCATTCCCGCTGTCGAGAAGGGCGTCCAGGAGGCGATGGCACAGGGAGGCCCCAACGGCCACCCCGTCGTCGACATCGAAGTGACGCTGACCGACGGCAAGTACCACACCGTCGACAGCTCGGAGATGAGCTTTAAGATGGCGGGAGCGCTCGCGCTGCGCGAAGCGATGGCCAACGCCGGGGTCGTCGTGCTCGAACCGCTGTCGTGTCTCCGGGTCACCGCCCCGACGGGCTACCAGGGCGACATCATGGGCGACTTGAACGCCCGCCGCGGCCGCGTTCAGGAGACCGATCAGTCCGCTGATGGCCACAAAGTCACGATTACGGCGCTCGTCCCCACTGCGGAGTTGCGGCGCTACGCCATCGATTTGCGTTCTCTCACCGGCGGACGCGGCACCTTCACCGTCGAGCACGATCATTACGACGTCGCGCCGCCCAACGTCGCGGCCGCGGCCGCCAAACCGGCGCCGCAGCACGCCGCACACTGA
- a CDS encoding FIST N-terminal domain-containing protein: MDRKSNGAARGRWLACGHSVETDAFVAGAAATRLAVQDRNDAHLLIVFCSDAYDLEQLAKGIASEAQDIPMIGCSTAGEIATSGPHDASVVVTALGGDGFSVVTGVARDTSSRLRAAGGDAVRACVANLDEREHAVVLLLTDGLGGDQMEVIRGAYDVVGAQIPLVGGCAGDDLKMDATYQLYNGEVLRDAVVAAAISSDAPIGIGVQHGWRPVGDAMLVSSSTGVRVDQLDDQPALDVYLRRLNAPDEVRDDPEAFTRFAMTHPLGITRRSGAEVRYVAEADFETRSLVCIAGVPQGGLAWIMEGDEDSVLEATDGACSEALAGLGGQPPLGLVAFDCIARRGVLGEAGIGREINRIATFADGAPVAGFYTYGEIARTTGRQGFHNQTLVVLALG, translated from the coding sequence GTGGACCGCAAGAGCAATGGCGCGGCGCGCGGGCGATGGCTCGCGTGCGGGCACTCGGTCGAAACCGATGCATTCGTCGCGGGCGCGGCGGCGACGCGCCTCGCCGTGCAGGACCGTAACGACGCCCATCTCCTGATCGTCTTCTGCTCCGACGCCTACGACCTCGAACAACTCGCCAAGGGGATCGCGTCGGAAGCCCAGGACATCCCGATGATCGGCTGCTCGACCGCCGGCGAGATCGCCACATCGGGCCCCCACGACGCCAGCGTGGTCGTGACGGCGCTCGGCGGCGACGGTTTTTCCGTCGTGACGGGCGTGGCGCGGGACACATCGTCTCGCCTACGCGCCGCCGGCGGTGATGCCGTGCGCGCCTGCGTCGCCAACCTCGACGAGCGTGAGCACGCCGTGGTGCTGTTGTTGACGGATGGGCTCGGTGGCGACCAGATGGAGGTCATCCGCGGCGCGTACGACGTGGTCGGGGCGCAGATCCCCCTCGTCGGTGGCTGCGCCGGCGACGACCTCAAAATGGACGCGACCTACCAGCTGTACAACGGCGAGGTCCTGCGCGACGCGGTCGTCGCGGCCGCGATCTCCTCGGACGCACCGATCGGCATCGGGGTGCAACACGGGTGGCGTCCCGTCGGTGACGCGATGCTCGTGTCGAGCAGCACCGGCGTGCGCGTCGACCAACTCGACGACCAGCCGGCGCTCGACGTGTATCTCCGGCGGCTCAACGCTCCCGACGAGGTACGCGATGACCCTGAAGCGTTTACGCGCTTCGCCATGACGCACCCGCTCGGCATCACGCGACGCAGCGGAGCGGAAGTGCGCTACGTCGCCGAAGCGGACTTCGAAACGCGTTCGCTCGTGTGCATCGCCGGCGTCCCCCAAGGCGGGCTCGCCTGGATCATGGAAGGCGACGAAGACTCGGTGCTCGAGGCAACCGACGGCGCATGTAGCGAGGCACTTGCGGGCCTCGGGGGCCAGCCGCCGCTCGGCCTCGTCGCCTTCGACTGCATTGCCCGGCGCGGCGTGCTGGGTGAAGCCGGCATCGGCCGTGAGATCAACCGCATCGCGACATTTGCCGACGGAGCTCCCGTCGCCGGCTTCTACACCTACGGCGAAATCGCCCGTACGACGGGCCGCCAGGGTTTTCACAACCAGACGCTCGTCGTACTCGCGCTGGGATAA
- a CDS encoding response regulator: MLTPEGRSVQQLAEVLASLGASSTAQAARQAGLERIAEGFECEVALLAEEGAAVAAFGFRADQPVPGEFVALTAAESGDVDIVGVGSCSVIVVDVPFGTESRLLLARSGTEGFNLEERSLLRSLARVLATVLEALRLRDAAASNERQLAEAQRVARLGSFEWDLKTLHGSWSDGLYRLFGYENEADRPEPELGLFFSFLHADDQRRVRDRVRHALAGQPVEDIEYRLVRIDGGIVWVRASSEVVRDESGQPLLFRGTVLDINKAKAVDETLRSTTARLQLFEAMATAANEASEINDVLDLAIEQICTYTGWARGQAFVLDSFSPEQPEGLVGLAVKRKESVWADNAFAFPVRIGNDVSCVLTFSADAPIDPSEEVLEAIAHVATQLGRVAERERSNAELAAARDAAMESSRMKSEFLATMSHEIRTPMNGVIGLTGLLLSTDLDERQLQYAEGVESAGEALLAIINDILDFSKIEAGKLELDECDFDLVQVMEEAVGLVALTAHRKGLELVCAPELNLPSDVRGDPAHLRQVLLNLTSNAAKFTSHGEVVVRASLDAELDSSVIVRFDITDTGIGIAEDVRSKLFLPFSQADPSTTRKYGGTGLGLAICRRLVDAMGGEIGVESTLGHGSDFWFTVPLRRQARRNGPPLTLARDLKVLVADPSRTARDTLCARLSSWGVECETAADGATTLEILRAAAANDAGFDLLFADESLQNAEGAPLADAIDVDRTLTGLRVVILTRDALGTRAASATDRVAMTLNKPVRVGQLREALVSPTAVRPTPPKTTPLASRTESKGHVLVVEDNATNQLVAVGILRFLGYRADVAANGFEALEAMERTVYDAVLMDCQMPEMDGYTTTEVIRKNEGSTRHTPVIAMTAGATEIDRERCLAAGMDDYLAKPVKTEHIDAALRKWALPRESAVAVR; the protein is encoded by the coding sequence ATGCTCACCCCCGAAGGCCGATCGGTGCAGCAGCTCGCTGAGGTTCTCGCGTCGCTGGGCGCGTCGTCGACCGCGCAAGCGGCGCGGCAAGCCGGCCTCGAGCGCATCGCCGAGGGCTTCGAGTGCGAAGTCGCGCTCCTCGCGGAGGAGGGCGCGGCCGTCGCGGCGTTCGGCTTCCGCGCCGACCAGCCCGTTCCCGGCGAGTTCGTCGCCCTGACGGCGGCCGAGAGCGGCGACGTCGACATCGTCGGTGTCGGCTCGTGCAGCGTGATCGTCGTCGACGTGCCCTTTGGCACCGAGAGCCGACTGCTCCTCGCCCGATCCGGGACTGAGGGCTTCAATCTCGAGGAGAGGAGTCTGCTGCGCAGCCTGGCGCGCGTGCTGGCGACCGTGCTCGAGGCGCTGCGCCTGCGCGACGCCGCGGCGAGCAACGAACGTCAACTGGCCGAGGCGCAGCGCGTCGCCCGCCTAGGCAGCTTCGAGTGGGACCTCAAGACACTCCACGGCAGCTGGTCCGACGGCCTGTACCGCCTGTTCGGCTACGAGAACGAAGCGGACCGACCAGAGCCCGAACTCGGCCTCTTCTTCTCCTTCCTCCACGCTGACGACCAGCGCCGTGTGCGCGACCGCGTGCGGCACGCGCTCGCCGGCCAGCCCGTCGAAGACATCGAGTACCGCCTCGTGCGCATCGACGGCGGCATCGTGTGGGTGCGCGCCAGTTCTGAGGTCGTGCGCGACGAGTCCGGCCAGCCGCTGCTCTTCCGCGGCACCGTGCTCGACATCAACAAGGCCAAGGCGGTCGACGAAACGCTGCGTTCCACGACCGCCCGTCTCCAACTGTTCGAAGCGATGGCGACGGCGGCCAACGAAGCGTCCGAGATCAACGACGTGCTCGACCTCGCCATCGAACAGATCTGCACCTACACGGGGTGGGCACGCGGGCAGGCGTTCGTGCTCGACAGTTTCAGCCCCGAGCAACCCGAGGGCCTCGTGGGGTTGGCGGTGAAGCGCAAGGAGTCGGTGTGGGCCGACAATGCCTTTGCCTTCCCGGTGCGCATCGGCAACGACGTCAGCTGCGTGCTCACGTTCAGTGCCGACGCTCCCATCGACCCGAGTGAAGAAGTTCTCGAGGCAATTGCCCACGTGGCCACGCAGCTCGGCCGCGTCGCCGAACGTGAGCGCTCCAACGCCGAGTTGGCGGCCGCGCGCGACGCGGCGATGGAGTCGTCGCGCATGAAGTCGGAGTTCCTCGCGACGATGAGCCATGAGATCCGCACGCCGATGAACGGCGTGATCGGCCTCACGGGCCTGTTGCTGAGTACGGACCTCGACGAACGGCAGCTGCAGTACGCGGAGGGCGTCGAGTCCGCCGGCGAAGCACTGCTGGCGATCATCAACGACATCCTCGACTTCTCCAAGATCGAAGCGGGCAAGCTCGAACTCGACGAGTGCGATTTCGACCTCGTCCAAGTGATGGAAGAAGCCGTCGGGTTGGTGGCGCTGACGGCGCACCGCAAAGGCCTCGAGTTGGTGTGCGCCCCGGAGCTCAACTTGCCGAGCGACGTGCGCGGCGACCCCGCGCATTTGCGTCAAGTTCTGCTCAACCTGACGTCGAACGCCGCCAAGTTCACGTCCCACGGTGAAGTCGTCGTGCGGGCGTCGCTGGACGCCGAACTCGACTCGTCCGTGATCGTGCGTTTCGACATCACCGACACCGGGATCGGCATCGCCGAGGACGTGCGCTCGAAGTTGTTCTTGCCGTTTTCGCAGGCGGACCCGTCGACGACCCGAAAGTACGGTGGCACCGGACTCGGGCTCGCCATCTGTCGGCGGTTGGTCGACGCCATGGGCGGCGAGATTGGCGTCGAGAGCACTCTCGGTCACGGGTCGGACTTCTGGTTCACGGTTCCGCTGCGACGCCAGGCGCGCCGCAATGGTCCGCCGTTGACCCTCGCACGTGACCTCAAGGTGCTCGTCGCCGACCCAAGCCGGACGGCGCGCGACACCCTGTGCGCCCGACTCTCGTCGTGGGGTGTCGAGTGCGAGACCGCGGCCGACGGCGCAACGACGCTGGAGATCCTGCGAGCAGCCGCCGCCAACGACGCGGGCTTCGATCTGCTGTTCGCCGACGAGTCACTCCAGAACGCCGAAGGCGCGCCCCTCGCCGACGCCATCGACGTCGACCGCACCCTGACCGGCTTGCGGGTGGTGATCCTCACCCGCGATGCACTTGGCACCCGCGCCGCATCGGCCACCGATCGCGTTGCCATGACACTGAATAAGCCGGTGCGCGTCGGCCAATTGCGCGAAGCGCTGGTATCGCCGACGGCCGTGCGACCAACGCCGCCGAAGACGACGCCCCTGGCGAGCCGCACCGAGTCGAAGGGTCACGTGCTCGTCGTCGAGGACAACGCCACCAACCAGCTCGTCGCCGTGGGCATCCTGCGCTTCCTCGGGTACCGCGCCGACGTCGCCGCCAACGGTTTCGAGGCGCTCGAAGCCATGGAGCGCACCGTCTACGACGCCGTCCTGATGGACTGCCAGATGCCCGAGATGGACGGCTACACGACGACCGAAGTCATCCGCAAGAACGAGGGCTCGACGCGCCACACGCCCGTCATCGCCATGACGGCCGGGGCGACCGAGATCGACCGCGAGCGGTGCCTCGCCGCCGGCATGGACGACTACCTGGCCAAGCCGGTCAAGACGGAGCACATCGACGCGGCGCTCCGGAAGTGGGCGCTCCCCCGCGAGTCCGCCGTCGCGGTCCGCTAG
- a CDS encoding galactokinase family protein — MTVVVAPGRVNLIGDHVDYVGGLALPCAIELAVTATVTRAGDVVDLTSDATAEHARFALGDARVAANASTWVRLVHAVVGALHPATGVTGRLTTTLPIGSGLSSSAACTIALCLAFGFNGDERALVLAAQAAEQEATGVPCGTLDQLAIVHGRAGHALIVDAAALTADPVPVPSGVAIAVIPSGHHRELSDTPYAQRRAEAEAAVAAMGGVANATLADAEALPDALLRRRARHVITENTRVRAMADAFAASDAPAAGALMLESHRSLRRDAEVSTHDLDSLVDALSSRAGVFGARLTGAGFGGSVVALVAADAAAALAETFGGRVVTPSDGARVVAP; from the coding sequence ATGACGGTCGTCGTCGCGCCGGGACGCGTGAACCTGATCGGCGATCACGTCGACTACGTCGGCGGCCTGGCGCTGCCGTGCGCGATCGAATTGGCCGTCACCGCCACCGTCACGCGCGCCGGCGACGTCGTCGACCTGACATCGGATGCCACCGCAGAGCACGCCCGCTTCGCGCTCGGCGATGCCCGCGTCGCCGCGAACGCGTCGACGTGGGTCCGCCTCGTGCACGCCGTCGTCGGCGCGCTGCACCCGGCGACGGGCGTGACCGGTCGCCTCACCACCACGCTGCCGATCGGCAGCGGCCTGTCCTCGTCGGCGGCGTGCACTATCGCCCTGTGCTTGGCGTTCGGTTTCAACGGCGACGAACGCGCTCTCGTCCTGGCGGCGCAGGCGGCCGAGCAAGAAGCGACTGGCGTCCCGTGCGGCACGCTCGACCAATTGGCGATCGTGCACGGCCGCGCCGGTCACGCGCTCATCGTCGACGCCGCCGCCCTCACGGCTGACCCGGTGCCGGTGCCCTCCGGTGTCGCCATCGCCGTGATTCCGAGCGGCCACCACCGCGAGCTGAGCGATACCCCCTATGCGCAACGACGCGCCGAAGCCGAGGCGGCGGTCGCGGCAATGGGCGGCGTCGCCAACGCCACACTCGCCGATGCCGAAGCTCTGCCCGACGCCCTGTTGCGCCGACGGGCGCGCCACGTCATCACCGAAAACACGCGGGTGCGCGCTATGGCCGACGCCTTCGCGGCGAGCGACGCCCCCGCCGCCGGCGCGTTGATGCTCGAGAGCCACCGCTCGCTGCGGCGCGACGCCGAAGTGTCGACGCACGATCTCGACAGCCTGGTCGACGCGTTGTCGTCGCGCGCCGGCGTCTTCGGCGCCCGCCTGACCGGTGCCGGCTTCGGCGGCAGCGTCGTGGCGCTCGTGGCTGCCGACGCCGCCGCCGCGCTCGCCGAAACTTTCGGTGGTCGGGTTGTCACGCCGTCGGACGGCGCGCGCGTGGTCGCGCCTTAA